From Kineosporia succinea, the proteins below share one genomic window:
- a CDS encoding ArsA-related P-loop ATPase has translation MLGSPDRESDWPGVRLHVVTGKGGTGKTTAAAALALALASGGRRTLLAEVEGRQSIARLFDVPPLPYEETKVAVAPGGGELYGLAVDPKAALLDYLEMFYRLGRAGRMLEKIGAVDFATTIAPGVRDVLLTGKVYEAVRRRETVRDGGVEVERPVYDAVVMDAPPTGRITRFLNVNEEVVGLAKVGPIRNQANSIMTLMRSGLTAVHLVSVLEEMPVQETADAVAELEAIGLPVGGVFVNMVREPFLPPDALEAATLGTLDRAEVLAGLASAGLGRRSRATGNDTSHAALAAALLEEAAGHGERVVMEHTERGELLSLGRPTYELPALAGGIDLGALYQLAGRLGEQGAA, from the coding sequence GTGCTCGGTTCACCGGACCGGGAGAGCGACTGGCCCGGCGTCCGTCTCCACGTCGTGACCGGCAAGGGCGGCACCGGCAAGACGACGGCTGCGGCCGCGCTCGCCCTGGCGCTGGCCTCCGGCGGGCGACGCACGCTGCTGGCCGAGGTCGAGGGCCGGCAGAGCATCGCCCGGCTGTTCGACGTGCCGCCGCTGCCCTACGAGGAGACCAAGGTCGCCGTGGCGCCGGGCGGGGGCGAGCTCTACGGGCTCGCCGTCGACCCGAAGGCCGCACTCCTGGACTACCTCGAGATGTTCTACCGGCTCGGCCGGGCGGGGCGGATGCTGGAGAAGATCGGCGCCGTCGACTTCGCCACCACGATCGCCCCCGGCGTGCGCGACGTGCTGCTCACCGGCAAGGTCTACGAGGCCGTGCGGCGGCGCGAGACCGTGCGCGACGGCGGGGTGGAGGTCGAGCGTCCGGTCTACGACGCGGTGGTGATGGACGCACCCCCGACCGGCCGGATCACCCGCTTCCTCAACGTCAACGAGGAGGTGGTCGGGCTGGCCAAGGTCGGCCCGATCCGCAACCAGGCCAACTCGATCATGACCCTGATGCGTTCCGGTCTGACGGCCGTGCACCTGGTCAGCGTGCTGGAGGAGATGCCGGTGCAGGAGACGGCCGACGCGGTCGCCGAACTCGAGGCGATCGGCCTGCCGGTGGGCGGGGTCTTCGTCAACATGGTGCGCGAGCCGTTCCTGCCGCCCGACGCGCTGGAGGCAGCCACCCTCGGCACGCTCGACCGCGCCGAGGTGCTGGCCGGGCTGGCTTCGGCCGGGCTGGGGCGGCGCTCCCGGGCCACCGGCAACGACACCTCGCACGCGGCGCTGGCGGCCGCGCTGCTCGAGGAGGCCGCCGGGCACGGCGAGCGCGTCGTGATGGAGCACACCGAGCGCGGTGAGCTGCTCTCCCTCGGGCGCCCCACCTACGAGCTGCCCGCCCTGGCCGGTGGCATCGACCTGGGCGCGCTCTATCAGCTCGCCGGGCGTCTCGGGGAGCAGGGCGCGGCATGA
- a CDS encoding ArsA family ATPase: MTLDIDALLDDPGTRILVCCGSGGVGKTTTAAALGVRAAERGRRVVVLTIDPARRLAQSLGLAELDNTPRPVAGVDTSAGGGLDAMMLDMKRTFDEVIEGHAPPGKAAQILENPFYQALSSSFAGTQEYMAMEKLGQLRAQADAGEHDWDLIVVDTPPSRSALDFLDAPQRLGSFLDGRFIRVLSAPAKAGGRAYFKVMSAAIGTATGLMTKLLGAQVLKDVQTFVAALDTMFGGFRERADATYRLLQTPGTAFLVVAAPERDALREASYFVERLEGDGMPLAGLVLNRVHTGPAEGLSAERAQAAAEELDDAGEHALTAGLLRIHADRMRLSEREKAVSSRFVQAHPDVAVVRVPARPQDVHDLAGLRAVGADLAGDSERALSS; the protein is encoded by the coding sequence ATGACCCTCGACATCGACGCGCTGCTCGACGACCCGGGCACCCGCATCCTGGTGTGCTGCGGCTCCGGCGGTGTGGGCAAGACGACCACGGCGGCGGCGCTCGGCGTGCGGGCCGCCGAACGGGGGCGGCGGGTCGTGGTGCTCACCATCGACCCGGCCCGGCGTCTGGCGCAGTCGCTGGGTCTGGCCGAGCTCGACAACACGCCCCGCCCGGTGGCCGGGGTGGACACCTCGGCGGGCGGCGGGCTGGACGCCATGATGCTCGACATGAAGCGCACCTTCGACGAGGTGATCGAGGGGCACGCGCCGCCCGGCAAGGCCGCTCAGATCCTCGAGAACCCCTTCTACCAGGCGCTTTCGAGCTCGTTCGCGGGCACTCAGGAGTACATGGCGATGGAGAAGCTGGGCCAGTTGCGGGCCCAGGCCGACGCCGGTGAGCACGACTGGGACCTGATCGTCGTGGACACCCCGCCCAGCCGCTCCGCGCTCGACTTCCTGGACGCCCCGCAGCGCCTCGGCTCGTTCCTCGACGGCCGTTTCATCCGGGTGCTCAGCGCCCCGGCGAAGGCCGGCGGACGCGCGTACTTCAAGGTCATGTCGGCGGCGATCGGCACCGCCACCGGCCTGATGACCAAACTGCTGGGCGCCCAGGTGCTGAAGGACGTGCAGACCTTCGTCGCCGCGCTCGACACCATGTTCGGCGGGTTCCGCGAGCGCGCCGACGCCACCTACCGGCTGCTGCAGACGCCGGGCACCGCGTTCCTGGTGGTCGCGGCGCCGGAACGGGACGCGCTGCGCGAGGCCTCGTACTTCGTCGAGCGCCTGGAGGGCGACGGCATGCCGCTGGCCGGGCTGGTGCTGAACCGGGTGCACACCGGCCCGGCGGAGGGCCTTTCGGCGGAGCGGGCGCAGGCGGCGGCCGAGGAGCTGGACGACGCCGGCGAGCACGCGCTGACGGCTGGGCTGCTGCGCATCCACGCCGACCGGATGCGGCTGAGCGAGCGGGAGAAGGCGGTGTCCAGCCGGTTCGTGCAGGCGCACCCGGACGTCGCGGTGGTACGGGTGCCGGCCCGTCCGCAGGACGTGCACGACCTGGCCGGGCTGAGGGCTGTGGGCGCCGACCTGGCCGGCGACAGCGAACGGGCCCTGTCCTCCTGA
- a CDS encoding GatB/YqeY domain-containing protein, translated as MSDSPTGLKAQLRSDLTTAMKARDALRSSTIRMVMTAIKSEEVAGNVARELSDDEVVTVVTREAKKRREAATAYADAGRPELAEKESAELAVLAGYLPQQLSDEELTALVAEEIAAATAAGKTGKAAMGLVMKGVRGRTAGKAEGGRVAAEVKAQLEA; from the coding sequence ATGTCCGACTCCCCGACCGGCCTCAAGGCCCAGCTGCGCTCCGACCTCACCACCGCGATGAAGGCCCGTGACGCCCTCCGTTCCAGCACCATCCGGATGGTCATGACCGCCATCAAGAGCGAGGAGGTGGCCGGCAACGTCGCCCGTGAGCTCTCCGACGACGAGGTCGTCACCGTCGTCACCCGGGAGGCCAAGAAGCGCCGCGAGGCGGCCACCGCCTACGCCGATGCCGGTCGTCCCGAACTCGCCGAGAAGGAGAGCGCCGAGCTCGCCGTGCTGGCCGGCTACCTGCCCCAGCAGCTCTCCGACGAGGAGCTGACCGCCCTGGTGGCCGAGGAGATCGCCGCGGCCACCGCCGCCGGCAAGACCGGCAAGGCCGCGATGGGCCTGGTGATGAAGGGCGTCCGCGGCCGGACGGCCGGGAAGGCCGAGGGCGGCCGGGTGGCCGCCGAGGTGAAGGCCCAGCTCGAGGCCTGA
- a CDS encoding penicillin-binding protein, translated as MSPAPAPRNVMGLLGAFVVTSLVAGVLAAGLAVPAIGATGMASNSAVKAFDALPSELASTKMAANTRVLASDGSVIATFYDENRVPVDLDEISPFLQNAIVAIEDERFREHGGFDPTGTLRALVVNQLSGGVSQGASTLTQQLVKNLLKEQAYLAGDKEAYEAAEEQTNSRKIKEIRLAAALEKKMTKDEILNSYLNIAWFGGQVNGVEAAARYYFNTTAAKLTLPQAAMLAGMVQSPTQYNFADKDKVQAATNRRNTVLNKMFAQGMIDEETRDKAIATKLRAKITPTYQGCANAGKSAYFCDYVYNLITKSSDFKALGKTKKARAAALKQGGYTIKTTLDPKVLNASFKAVKEAIPPNDSSNVATAAVTVEPGTGKIISMTQNKYYSVKEGRKNTTINYSADYNYGGSSGFLTGSTFKPVVLATWLKAGKSLNATIDGSPGSIAESSFKRCGSSLQSSATWNFVNSGDGGARGSMSVWDATANSINGAYIRMEQQLDLCDVADMAEAVGMHLAAPQVQCGNEKATTKIPNCYPSVVLGIANQSPLTMANAYATFASGGKYCKPTAVTSITDRNGKAVKIPEADCKQTVDAKVANTTTLGLSRALTNGTAARTGPLSNGQPASGKTGTTNDSQDTWFVGYTPQLSTAVWVGPETVNGKRKVMRGVTINGQYYSNVYGGTIAAPTWKKIMESALAGKKVKEFPEADSSLTQTPMTDVPNVVGQSPDDARSALEDAGFSVSQSGELETSDQPAGTVARVDPSGRASTGSTITIYISAGPNTGGDDEGDDDGTVQAPDTGAADPNGNADNG; from the coding sequence ATGTCGCCGGCACCCGCCCCCAGAAATGTCATGGGCCTGCTCGGCGCCTTCGTGGTGACCAGTCTGGTGGCGGGCGTTCTCGCGGCCGGTCTGGCGGTCCCCGCGATCGGCGCGACAGGCATGGCGTCCAACAGCGCCGTCAAGGCGTTCGACGCCCTCCCGAGTGAGCTGGCCAGTACCAAGATGGCCGCGAACACCAGGGTGCTGGCGTCGGACGGGTCGGTGATCGCGACGTTCTACGACGAGAACCGGGTTCCCGTCGACCTGGACGAGATCTCCCCGTTCCTGCAGAACGCCATCGTCGCCATCGAGGACGAGCGCTTCCGGGAGCACGGCGGTTTCGACCCGACGGGCACGCTGCGCGCCCTGGTGGTCAACCAGCTCTCCGGCGGTGTCTCGCAGGGTGCCTCGACGCTGACCCAGCAGCTGGTCAAGAACCTGCTGAAGGAACAGGCCTACCTGGCGGGTGACAAAGAGGCCTACGAGGCGGCCGAGGAGCAGACGAACTCCCGCAAGATCAAGGAGATCCGGCTCGCCGCGGCGCTCGAGAAGAAGATGACGAAGGACGAGATCCTCAACTCGTACCTGAACATCGCCTGGTTCGGCGGCCAGGTCAACGGGGTGGAGGCGGCGGCCCGCTACTACTTCAACACCACGGCGGCCAAGCTCACCCTCCCCCAGGCCGCGATGCTGGCCGGCATGGTGCAGTCCCCCACGCAGTACAACTTCGCGGACAAGGACAAGGTGCAGGCGGCCACCAACCGCCGCAACACCGTGCTGAACAAGATGTTCGCGCAGGGGATGATCGACGAGGAGACGCGCGACAAGGCGATCGCCACCAAGCTGCGAGCCAAGATCACGCCGACCTACCAGGGGTGCGCGAACGCCGGCAAGAGCGCCTATTTCTGCGACTACGTCTACAACCTGATCACCAAGAGCAGCGACTTCAAGGCCCTGGGCAAGACCAAGAAGGCTCGCGCCGCAGCCCTCAAGCAGGGCGGCTACACGATCAAGACCACGCTCGACCCGAAGGTTCTCAACGCCAGCTTCAAAGCGGTGAAGGAGGCCATCCCGCCGAACGACAGCAGCAACGTCGCGACGGCCGCGGTCACCGTGGAACCCGGTACGGGCAAGATCATCTCGATGACGCAGAACAAGTACTACAGCGTGAAGGAGGGGCGGAAGAACACCACGATCAACTACTCCGCCGACTACAACTACGGTGGCTCGTCCGGCTTCCTCACCGGGTCGACCTTCAAGCCGGTCGTGCTCGCCACCTGGCTGAAGGCGGGCAAGTCGCTCAACGCCACGATCGACGGCTCGCCCGGTTCCATCGCCGAGAGCTCCTTCAAGCGGTGCGGCAGCAGCCTGCAGTCCAGCGCCACCTGGAACTTCGTGAACTCCGGCGACGGTGGGGCCCGCGGGTCGATGAGCGTCTGGGACGCGACGGCCAACTCCATCAACGGCGCGTACATCCGCATGGAGCAGCAGCTCGACCTGTGCGACGTGGCCGACATGGCCGAGGCCGTGGGCATGCACCTGGCCGCGCCGCAGGTGCAGTGCGGCAACGAGAAGGCGACCACGAAGATCCCCAACTGCTACCCCTCGGTGGTGCTCGGCATCGCCAACCAGTCGCCGCTGACCATGGCCAACGCCTACGCGACGTTCGCCTCCGGCGGTAAGTACTGCAAGCCGACGGCGGTCACCTCGATCACCGACCGGAACGGCAAGGCGGTCAAGATCCCCGAGGCCGACTGCAAGCAGACGGTCGACGCCAAGGTCGCCAACACCACCACGCTGGGCCTGAGCCGCGCGCTCACCAACGGCACCGCGGCCCGCACCGGCCCGCTCTCGAACGGTCAGCCGGCCTCGGGCAAGACCGGTACCACCAACGACTCGCAGGACACCTGGTTCGTCGGGTACACGCCGCAGCTGTCCACCGCGGTCTGGGTCGGTCCGGAGACGGTGAACGGCAAGCGCAAGGTGATGCGGGGCGTCACCATCAACGGCCAGTACTACTCGAACGTCTACGGTGGCACGATCGCCGCGCCGACCTGGAAGAAGATCATGGAGTCGGCGCTGGCGGGCAAGAAGGTCAAGGAGTTCCCGGAGGCCGACTCCAGCCTGACCCAGACCCCGATGACCGACGTGCCGAACGTGGTGGGCCAGAGCCCGGACGACGCCCGCAGCGCTCTCGAGGACGCCGGCTTCTCGGTCAGCCAGAGCGGTGAGCTGGAGACTTCCGACCAGCCCGCCGGCACGGTGGCCCGGGTCGACCCGTCGGGCCGCGCCAGCACCGGCAGCACGATCACGATCTACATCAGCGCCGGCCCGAACACCGGGGGCGACGACGAGGGCGACGACGACGGGACGGTGCAGGCTCCGGATACCGGGGCCGCCGACCCGAACGGCAACGCCGACAACGGCTAG
- a CDS encoding DUF4177 domain-containing protein → MVKWEYATVPLLIHATKQILDQWGEDGWELVQVVPGPNDSNLVAYLKRPRD, encoded by the coding sequence ATGGTCAAGTGGGAATACGCGACGGTGCCCCTGCTCATTCATGCCACCAAGCAGATCTTGGATCAGTGGGGCGAAGACGGCTGGGAACTGGTGCAGGTGGTACCGGGGCCGAACGACTCAAACCTTGTCGCCTACCTGAAGCGCCCCCGAGACTGA
- a CDS encoding RidA family protein, whose protein sequence is MTGRIEARLIELGYTLPQVAAPVATYVPAVLDGDRVYVSGQLPMVDGALPLTGRVGSGGGEGLISPAEANGLARVCALNALAAVRSVIGDLDRIRRIVKVVGFVASEPGFTGQPLVINGASEFLGEVFGPVGQHARSAVGVVALPLGAPVEVEMVLAVNP, encoded by the coding sequence ATGACTGGACGGATCGAGGCGAGGCTCATCGAGCTGGGGTACACGCTGCCCCAGGTCGCTGCGCCCGTGGCGACCTATGTGCCCGCGGTGCTCGACGGCGATCGGGTGTACGTGTCGGGGCAGCTGCCGATGGTCGATGGCGCGCTGCCGCTCACCGGCCGGGTCGGCAGTGGTGGGGGAGAGGGGCTGATCAGCCCGGCCGAGGCCAACGGCCTGGCCCGGGTCTGCGCACTGAACGCGCTGGCCGCGGTCCGGTCGGTGATCGGTGACCTGGACCGGATCCGGCGGATCGTCAAGGTTGTCGGATTCGTCGCCAGTGAGCCCGGTTTCACCGGTCAGCCGCTGGTGATCAACGGCGCCAGCGAGTTCCTGGGTGAGGTGTTCGGCCCGGTCGGCCAGCACGCGCGCAGTGCCGTCGGCGTCGTCGCTCTGCCGCTGGGGGCCCCGGTCGAGGTCGAGATGGTGCTCGCGGTGAACCCGTGA
- a CDS encoding WhiB family transcriptional regulator, which translates to MGVTVNQWATQGACRKSDPDALFVQGAAQNRAKLVCMSCPVRTECLSDALDHKIEFGVWGGMTERERRALLRRRPNVQSWRRLLETARAQQVRIVDLLDEEALVKVG; encoded by the coding sequence ATGGGTGTGACGGTGAACCAGTGGGCAACTCAGGGTGCTTGCCGCAAGAGCGACCCTGATGCACTGTTCGTTCAGGGGGCGGCACAGAACCGGGCCAAGTTGGTCTGTATGTCATGTCCGGTGCGAACCGAATGTCTTTCGGACGCGTTGGATCACAAGATTGAGTTCGGGGTGTGGGGCGGGATGACCGAGCGGGAGCGCCGTGCGCTTCTCCGCCGTCGCCCGAACGTGCAGTCGTGGCGTCGTCTCCTCGAGACCGCTCGCGCACAGCAGGTCCGCATCGTCGACCTTCTCGACGAGGAAGCCCTCGTCAAGGTCGGCTAG